A section of the Marinoscillum sp. 108 genome encodes:
- a CDS encoding AAA family ATPase, translated as MKIKNIKINKFKRFTDLSISDIPETARLIVLVGPNGSGKTSIFEAFNHFYQLGGYGDPGAQDYFEKKSETPVAGNWYQNRVKINFHGDQNPNGQQLKGKFYFRSAYRNEPDFTVNNLQKQNNPTDNIKLRTLMQNDQTVSENYQRLVAQTLAGVYEESNDTKSVQELREELIGKVKTSLSTIFDDLNLSSIGDPLSSGSFFFEKGSAKDFHYKNLSAGEKSVFDLILDMIIKSTFYSDAVFSIDEPEAHMHTRLQAKVLAELYTLTPTNSQLWISTHSIGMLKQAEIIEQANPGTVVFLDFANRDFDLTEVMKPAQIDRAIWDRFFDLAFADFSQLIAPRRIVFCEGTSQGRKYKDFDAQIYGKIFEGKYHDTKFVSIGSSTELENIENQSVKIVANILKSSTIIKFVDRDDKSPREAQENIDKGIRTSGRRHIESYLFDDELITKLCNSVGKPELTQDCLDAKNQAVLDSVSRGNPTDDIKSASGNIFTELKRILELTQCGNNKCAFVRDTMAPLVTEDTAVFRELENEIFN; from the coding sequence ATGAAGATTAAAAATATTAAAATAAATAAGTTTAAGCGATTCACAGATTTATCAATATCTGACATTCCCGAAACAGCCAGACTAATTGTCTTAGTTGGACCAAATGGTAGTGGTAAAACTTCAATCTTTGAAGCGTTTAATCATTTTTACCAATTGGGTGGATATGGGGATCCTGGAGCTCAAGATTATTTTGAGAAAAAAAGTGAGACGCCTGTCGCAGGTAATTGGTATCAGAACCGAGTAAAAATCAATTTTCATGGTGACCAAAACCCTAATGGACAACAATTAAAGGGGAAATTCTATTTTAGGTCTGCATATAGAAATGAGCCAGACTTTACTGTTAACAATCTTCAAAAGCAAAATAATCCAACCGATAACATTAAGCTTAGAACCTTGATGCAAAACGACCAGACTGTCTCTGAAAATTATCAGCGTCTTGTTGCTCAAACTTTGGCAGGTGTTTATGAAGAATCGAATGATACGAAATCTGTTCAAGAATTGCGTGAGGAGCTAATAGGAAAAGTTAAAACTTCCTTATCTACCATATTTGATGACCTTAATTTAAGTTCAATTGGCGACCCATTGTCTAGTGGGAGTTTTTTCTTTGAAAAAGGTTCAGCTAAAGATTTTCATTACAAAAATTTATCAGCAGGTGAAAAGTCTGTATTTGATTTAATATTAGATATGATTATTAAATCAACATTTTATTCAGATGCTGTTTTTTCCATTGATGAGCCTGAAGCACATATGCACACTAGACTTCAAGCTAAAGTTTTAGCAGAATTATATACTTTAACCCCTACAAATTCCCAGCTTTGGATTTCTACCCATTCTATTGGCATGCTCAAACAAGCGGAAATTATTGAGCAAGCAAACCCTGGTACAGTGGTGTTTTTAGATTTTGCGAATAGAGACTTTGATTTAACCGAAGTAATGAAACCTGCTCAAATAGACAGAGCAATATGGGATAGATTTTTTGATTTGGCATTTGCAGATTTTTCACAATTGATTGCCCCTAGAAGGATTGTATTCTGTGAAGGAACCTCGCAAGGAAGAAAGTACAAGGATTTTGACGCTCAGATTTATGGTAAAATCTTTGAAGGAAAATACCATGATACGAAATTCGTTTCTATTGGCTCAAGTACAGAACTTGAAAATATAGAAAATCAATCTGTGAAAATTGTCGCAAACATTCTCAAATCTTCTACTATTATCAAGTTCGTGGACAGAGATGATAAAAGTCCTCGAGAAGCTCAAGAAAACATAGATAAGGGAATTAGAACTTCTGGAAGAAGACACATTGAAAGTTACCTTTTTGACGATGAATTAATTACTAAACTGTGTAATTCTGTGGGTAAGCCCGAATTGACACAAGATTGCTTGGATGCAAAAAATCAAGCAGTTCTAGATAGCGTTAGCCGTGGTAATCCCACGGATGATATTAAATCTGCCAGTGGCAACATATTCACCGAATTAAAAAGAATACTTGAACTCACTCAATGTGGAAACAACAAATGTGCCTTTGTAAGAGACACGATGGCTCCACTGGTCACAGAAGACACAGCAGTATTTCGGGAATTGGAAAATGAAATTTTCAATTAA
- a CDS encoding ABC transporter permease, translating to MRLFIALRKLYRDGLYTMTSLFSLIILISSCSFILVYVANELLYDSHHQNRSRIYRISSEWNSPTSTDQMAITNGQVGEYLQGAYSLISRSARVSLIGKNPGLKWKDEHIDTKDFYRSEPSVLDVFTFKMINGPGGQAALSKPGDLLINESYALKMFGTIDCLGERIQTDGETLQIAGVYEDFPQNVDLNINGLIYQSFDQRSYEQFAFYTYVLLNEGATEEQLEHALAETSARLFGDNPKYDQDIRLKAASLKGLHFVNDIKVDNPKGNLANVRLMMLAGLLLIIIVTVNLTNLNMIRSLEGLKKIALYRIMGATRGAIILNFMLELLIIWVVAVIGSVFLLDLGKGSFTALTGIELTSVHFVYIGLFYLSTLLMCLLSGMLGIFYILSARPAQGLRKFYNPSLPGDVIRKGLVTFQFVVASVLATTFSVLLLQQAFIYRKDLGYNPEGLMLLRVSDQTLQRVPIVNELEKHLGEGHIAAFWQPQMGTDELMFSSIKLISEHGESQEVVSNDMIIDQNYFEVLGIRKMMEQIPPERSSQPMAYLNQTLIDQITYDGRVAKFEYQWGTGGEVAGVVTDFHYQSMHSTIQPLVMVVNPDISSTWNGLYIRTRVDQMPQIRKIIEDQFSEEVIDLIPVDQKLEAYYSREKSVLLLLGGFMVIGLVLAAMGIYTVLAYLFRYRMFEIAMRKIMGADFRSLLVLFGKEFVSVAAFTFCLALPIAILAKDQILSAFAYRVDLHWAVHLVPIGLLLLGMFIVVLLVARRASRLNPSLILHNE from the coding sequence ATGCGCCTGTTCATTGCTCTCCGGAAGTTGTATCGTGATGGTCTGTATACCATGACCAGTCTGTTTTCTCTGATTATTCTGATCAGCAGTTGCTCTTTTATATTGGTCTATGTGGCCAATGAACTGCTTTATGATAGCCATCATCAAAATCGGTCCAGAATCTACAGAATCTCGTCAGAGTGGAATTCACCAACCTCTACGGATCAAATGGCAATTACCAATGGTCAGGTAGGTGAGTACCTCCAAGGTGCCTATTCTTTGATTAGCCGGTCGGCACGGGTCTCCTTGATAGGCAAGAACCCGGGTTTGAAATGGAAGGATGAACACATTGATACCAAAGATTTTTACCGGTCGGAGCCATCAGTACTTGATGTTTTTACTTTTAAGATGATCAATGGACCTGGCGGACAGGCGGCATTGAGCAAACCAGGCGATCTGCTGATCAATGAGTCTTATGCCTTGAAGATGTTTGGTACTATAGATTGCTTGGGTGAGCGGATCCAAACAGACGGTGAAACTCTTCAAATTGCCGGGGTATATGAGGACTTTCCACAAAATGTGGATTTGAATATCAATGGGCTCATTTACCAGTCTTTCGATCAACGGAGCTACGAACAGTTCGCATTTTACACGTATGTGCTCCTGAATGAGGGTGCTACGGAAGAGCAGCTGGAGCATGCCCTTGCGGAGACCTCTGCCAGGCTTTTTGGGGATAACCCCAAATACGATCAGGACATCAGGCTGAAAGCCGCGAGCCTGAAAGGCCTGCATTTTGTCAATGATATTAAAGTGGACAATCCCAAGGGGAATCTGGCCAATGTAAGGCTGATGATGCTCGCAGGGCTGTTACTAATCATCATTGTGACAGTGAATCTGACCAACCTGAATATGATCAGGTCTTTAGAAGGGCTTAAAAAAATTGCACTTTATAGAATCATGGGAGCTACCCGTGGTGCGATCATTTTGAACTTCATGCTGGAGCTATTGATTATTTGGGTGGTAGCTGTGATCGGCTCGGTGTTCTTACTGGATTTGGGTAAGGGTAGCTTTACTGCTCTGACAGGCATTGAGCTTACTTCAGTACATTTTGTTTATATCGGGTTGTTTTACCTGAGTACCTTGCTTATGTGTCTATTATCAGGCATGCTTGGGATCTTTTACATTTTGAGTGCCCGACCGGCACAGGGATTGAGAAAATTTTACAACCCTTCGCTCCCGGGAGATGTCATCCGCAAAGGACTCGTAACTTTTCAGTTTGTAGTGGCTTCTGTACTAGCCACCACTTTCAGCGTGCTACTGTTACAGCAGGCTTTTATTTACCGAAAGGATCTGGGCTACAACCCTGAAGGTTTGATGCTCCTCCGTGTTAGTGATCAGACGCTACAGAGAGTGCCCATTGTCAATGAGCTGGAGAAGCATCTGGGAGAAGGACATATTGCGGCGTTTTGGCAGCCTCAGATGGGAACGGATGAATTAATGTTTTCGTCTATCAAATTGATTTCTGAACATGGAGAATCTCAGGAGGTGGTGTCCAATGACATGATCATCGATCAAAACTATTTTGAAGTATTGGGGATACGCAAAATGATGGAGCAGATACCACCAGAGCGATCCTCCCAGCCGATGGCCTACCTCAATCAGACACTCATAGATCAGATAACATACGATGGGAGGGTAGCGAAATTTGAGTATCAGTGGGGCACGGGTGGTGAAGTGGCCGGAGTGGTCACTGACTTTCACTACCAGTCGATGCACAGCACCATCCAGCCTCTGGTGATGGTGGTCAATCCAGACATCAGCAGTACTTGGAATGGTCTTTATATCCGCACCAGGGTGGATCAGATGCCACAGATCAGAAAAATCATAGAGGACCAGTTTTCAGAGGAAGTGATTGACCTCATCCCTGTGGATCAAAAACTAGAGGCCTATTACAGCCGGGAAAAAAGTGTGCTGCTCCTACTGGGCGGCTTCATGGTGATCGGCTTGGTGCTGGCGGCTATGGGTATTTATACCGTGCTGGCCTATCTTTTCAGGTACAGGATGTTTGAAATAGCCATGAGAAAGATCATGGGTGCTGACTTCAGAAGTCTACTGGTGCTGTTTGGTAAAGAGTTCGTGTCTGTAGCAGCATTCACGTTTTGCCTGGCACTGCCTATTGCCATACTGGCCAAAGATCAGATACTGTCTGCTTTTGCATACCGGGTGGATCTGCACTGGGCAGTACACCTCGTTCCTATTGGCCTACTCTTGTTGGGGATGTTTATAGTGGTGTTATTGGTAGCGCGCAGGGCTTCCCGCCTCAATCCGTCATTGATTTTACATAACGAATAG
- a CDS encoding NAD(P)-dependent alcohol dehydrogenase produces MKATVATGYGLPDVLRLQVVQKPIPKPDEVLVRVMTAAATTADAMMRTGKPYIARLFVGITKPKKAIPGTGFAGVVEQVGQGVTAFKMGDRVFGETTFGFSSNAEYLTISQNGVILAMPENLDFSEAANFCDGHLTSYNFLKEIAKVKPEQKVLINGASGALGTSAIQIARYMGAHVTAVCSGRNVGLVRSLGADEVIDYLQKDFTKSDRKYDYVYDTIGKSSFSACKNILSEKGIYLSPVLKFSLLLQMIKTSLFGQKKAKFEATGANKEEKLRCLLSEVLDIYKEGRLKTVIDRQFPLEKVAEAHHYIESGRKKGNVVIVTA; encoded by the coding sequence ATGAAAGCAACAGTAGCCACAGGGTATGGATTGCCTGATGTGCTGCGATTACAAGTAGTACAAAAGCCCATACCAAAACCCGATGAGGTATTGGTGAGGGTAATGACTGCCGCCGCTACCACAGCTGATGCCATGATGCGCACAGGAAAACCCTATATAGCCAGACTGTTTGTAGGGATAACCAAACCCAAGAAGGCCATTCCCGGAACCGGTTTTGCTGGAGTCGTTGAGCAAGTTGGCCAAGGAGTCACTGCATTTAAAATGGGCGATCGAGTATTTGGAGAAACTACTTTTGGTTTCAGCTCCAATGCAGAATACCTGACCATATCGCAGAATGGTGTCATTCTGGCTATGCCGGAAAATCTGGATTTTTCTGAGGCTGCTAACTTCTGCGATGGTCATTTGACTTCCTATAATTTCCTGAAAGAAATTGCTAAAGTGAAGCCCGAACAGAAAGTATTGATCAATGGGGCCTCAGGTGCACTGGGGACTTCCGCCATTCAAATCGCCAGGTATATGGGAGCACACGTCACAGCAGTGTGTAGTGGTAGAAATGTTGGATTGGTGCGGTCCCTGGGTGCTGATGAGGTGATTGACTATTTACAGAAAGATTTCACCAAGAGTGACAGAAAATACGATTATGTGTACGACACGATTGGGAAAAGCTCCTTTTCAGCGTGCAAAAATATCCTCTCAGAAAAGGGTATCTACTTATCCCCTGTTTTGAAATTTTCTTTGCTACTCCAAATGATTAAAACATCACTTTTTGGTCAGAAGAAAGCAAAGTTTGAAGCCACAGGTGCCAACAAAGAAGAAAAACTCCGCTGCCTGCTTTCAGAAGTGCTGGATATCTACAAAGAGGGAAGGCTAAAGACAGTCATTGATCGCCAGTTTCCATTAGAAAAAGTAGCCGAAGCTCACCATTACATAGAATCAGGTCGGAAGAAGGGCAATGTGGTTATTGTGACCGCTTGA
- a CDS encoding helix-turn-helix domain-containing protein: MKLNDQKSIAVLPFRDLSVDGSNEFICDGISEEIINALAKIDGLKVISRTSSFFFKNHKASLDEIATKLGVAILLEGSAQIHDGKIRVRAKLIDVEEDTHFWSETWDRKLENLFETQDEISLLIADKIREQYGHLNISSQLVNSPTKSVSSYEHLLKGRHHFYKWNPEDTHLAIEHFEKSIALDEELVEGYLGIADSYSFMAVAGFAPREEAWQKSIAAIASAKNLDPDHAGLNYMLGMQYFFTEADFARAMQYGMRSLAAKPTYSEAHQFVSFLHSIKGDFKKAWEHIHYAKSIDPLNPETKFYEANYYYRVGENDKAKEILNELLEANDKNLPAILVNIYILIQERQLELACQTIDKIPEQALTPDERLGLFALIDAKDGKSTTHLQKLEKHAQEPEAHHAHAYLFLTYANLGRYDDAFSVLEKLFESTSSILLLAFSDPLGVPIHSESRYLEFHARVYPKIGEKTKVKKARQSDHTIAKEQVEKIQTYVESERPYLNPSLTLRSLAEHVEIHPNQLSWLLNESIGKNFNEFINHKRIEHFKQLVLDPDNSHISLIGLAYESGFNSKTVFNTAFKKEVGMTPKAFQKSQA; the protein is encoded by the coding sequence TTGAAATTGAACGATCAAAAATCCATAGCAGTCCTCCCTTTTCGTGACCTAAGTGTAGATGGTAGCAATGAATTCATCTGCGATGGTATCTCGGAGGAAATCATCAATGCACTGGCCAAAATCGATGGCTTGAAAGTGATATCTCGCACATCCAGCTTCTTTTTCAAAAACCACAAAGCTTCTCTTGACGAAATTGCCACGAAGCTAGGTGTAGCTATCCTTTTAGAGGGTAGTGCACAGATTCATGATGGTAAAATTCGAGTTCGTGCCAAGCTAATAGATGTAGAAGAGGATACACATTTCTGGTCAGAGACCTGGGACCGAAAGCTGGAAAACCTTTTTGAAACTCAAGATGAAATCAGCTTGCTTATTGCTGATAAAATTCGAGAGCAATATGGTCATTTGAACATATCCAGCCAGCTGGTGAACAGCCCTACAAAGAGTGTTTCATCGTACGAGCATCTATTAAAAGGGCGCCATCATTTCTACAAGTGGAACCCTGAGGATACTCACCTGGCCATTGAGCACTTTGAAAAATCCATAGCACTGGATGAAGAACTCGTAGAGGGTTACCTCGGGATAGCCGACAGCTATAGCTTTATGGCCGTTGCGGGTTTTGCCCCACGTGAAGAAGCATGGCAAAAAAGCATAGCAGCTATCGCCTCAGCGAAAAATCTCGACCCTGACCATGCTGGACTCAATTACATGCTGGGCATGCAGTACTTCTTCACTGAGGCAGATTTTGCCAGAGCTATGCAATATGGCATGAGGTCTCTGGCGGCCAAGCCTACCTACTCAGAAGCCCATCAGTTTGTTTCATTCCTTCATTCTATTAAGGGTGACTTTAAAAAAGCCTGGGAGCATATTCATTATGCCAAATCAATAGACCCACTGAATCCGGAGACCAAATTCTATGAAGCTAATTATTACTATCGGGTAGGCGAAAATGACAAAGCCAAAGAGATTCTAAACGAACTGCTGGAAGCCAATGACAAAAACCTTCCAGCCATTCTCGTCAATATCTATATCCTTATTCAGGAGCGTCAACTCGAATTAGCTTGCCAGACGATAGATAAAATCCCTGAGCAAGCCCTTACCCCGGATGAAAGACTAGGCCTCTTTGCCCTGATCGATGCAAAGGATGGAAAAAGCACTACTCATTTGCAAAAGTTGGAAAAGCATGCTCAGGAGCCAGAAGCCCACCATGCTCACGCCTATCTGTTCCTTACCTATGCCAATCTGGGTAGATATGACGATGCGTTTAGTGTGTTGGAGAAACTTTTTGAAAGCACCTCTTCTATCCTCCTACTTGCCTTTAGTGATCCGTTGGGAGTGCCGATTCATTCAGAGTCAAGATATTTAGAATTTCACGCCAGGGTCTATCCTAAAATCGGAGAAAAAACAAAGGTCAAAAAAGCCAGACAGTCAGATCACACCATCGCAAAAGAACAGGTGGAGAAAATACAAACCTATGTGGAATCTGAGCGACCGTACCTCAACCCTTCCCTTACCCTGCGTTCGCTAGCTGAGCATGTAGAGATTCATCCTAATCAGCTTTCATGGTTATTGAATGAATCTATTGGCAAAAACTTTAACGAGTTCATTAATCATAAGCGTATCGAACACTTCAAACAACTCGTCCTTGATCCAGACAATTCACATATTTCGCTGATCGGGCTGGCCTACGAGAGTGGCTTTAACTCTAAGACCGTTTTCAATACAGCATTCAAAAAAGAAGTAGGTATGACGCCTAAAGCATTCCAGAAAAGTCAGGCATAA
- a CDS encoding DUF2971 domain-containing protein — protein sequence MTYFTKEESIEFEGEKTLYHYTSIYTAIEKIFPSNNLRLSPVTSASDPMERLSPNPSVSCYGYDEDHKRLNEKIDGKKIAKKINAFYGSLRQLCLCRNSPIDFEGQFGGVFEPIDHFGFAKPRMWDQYGDRFKGVCIALSRLKLEEQLPSNYRLLNIGYSKNHLFRPNIDTSSVDLNQIEKMGEQEYINWKIESEIKKIGVKHSDYRDEDECKIIATTDNDYEYINITRCIQGIFFTNGLNYTYESYLKETADRYQIPLFQIDIRRTGLNVNVFYNKRPQEGNN from the coding sequence ATGACATACTTCACAAAAGAAGAATCAATAGAATTTGAAGGAGAAAAAACCCTATATCATTATACTTCTATTTACACTGCAATTGAAAAGATTTTCCCATCCAACAACTTGAGGTTGTCTCCAGTGACTTCTGCCTCTGACCCCATGGAGCGGCTGTCTCCGAACCCATCGGTTTCATGCTATGGATATGATGAAGATCACAAAAGACTAAATGAGAAAATTGACGGAAAGAAAATTGCTAAAAAGATCAATGCCTTTTATGGAAGCTTGCGTCAATTATGCTTGTGCAGAAATTCTCCCATTGATTTTGAAGGACAATTTGGAGGAGTATTTGAACCAATAGATCATTTTGGATTTGCTAAACCTCGAATGTGGGATCAATACGGAGATCGATTTAAGGGAGTTTGTATTGCCTTATCTCGATTGAAACTAGAAGAACAACTACCCTCTAACTATCGCTTGCTAAATATTGGATATTCTAAAAATCATCTATTTAGGCCAAACATTGATACTTCCAGCGTTGATTTGAACCAAATTGAAAAAATGGGAGAGCAGGAATACATAAATTGGAAGATCGAATCAGAAATCAAAAAAATTGGTGTCAAACACAGTGATTATCGAGACGAAGACGAATGTAAAATAATTGCCACAACAGATAATGACTATGAGTACATCAATATCACCAGATGCATTCAGGGAATTTTCTTCACCAACGGACTCAACTATACCTATGAATCATATCTTAAGGAAACAGCCGACCGATATCAAATTCCGTTATTCCAAATTGACATCAGAAGAACTGGCTTGAACGTCAACGTCTTTTACAATAAACGGCCACAAGAGGGTAACAATTAG
- a CDS encoding pitrilysin family protein translates to MRTLLFFLFISLSFLVNAQSNNTLKVEQFTLKNGLKVYLNQDTTASNVFGGVLVRAGSIHESPDATGMSHYLEHMLFKGTQNLGTTDFESENVHYQKIINMYEQLETVTGGKRKKIQDQINAESIAAAKYGLPNEFSALMKSLGSTQVGAFADYDVTFYYSYFPARNMQHWIDINAERFINPVFRTFQSELEVVYEEKNRWDDDYENALYTTSQEILYPNYTYGLWPTIGKTEHLKNPSLTKMHEFFNRHYVADNMALFLVGNFDTAIAKQSIESSFSKLPSADYEPIEFPDYQPMSGERRKEISVTPFPMVSVLFPIKRIHHKDRPALDVVIYLLSNEQKTGILDQLEVDNKVQQLNIEIDEHALSSSLNIHAVPDPKSSLDETKSLILDEITKLKDLDYLNARLNGAKQNLIKDFWLELEDLEARALLIATCDFLNLSWEEALKYPNEIENITADNVLATIDQYFSKNYGLLISKKGQPKKDNLTKPSLKPIPTLQASSSDYGRNLLDKLSKEISEPLTIDFNLADTFSIGSNKGIAIRNAINDLFSLEIRLQTGWQTNPALQQTIDLLSRIATKQRSREELKSAFESLGCSFMASLERDEVIITLDGLEANLQACLKLVNELLVEPKVTSGSIESVYTSEKIKREEEKSSPFVLGYALIRYAVFDDQTRFRRRAPIETIKLTEPEVYEQRISELLQNTIRINYFGSKSKDELRTLLQKELQITPDQPPATSKKSSIREISQNKIFLINDSKIRQSQVYFYLKGDSIDRNQYPYIEAFNTYFGESLTGVVYQEIREYRSLAYSIFGRYIRPNGADEQGYLVAGFGCQSDKTDETIEVMIDLLKEFPHRDGRIETLRSIKMEEIVTNYPAPRQLGAKILAYQNMGYTNDPNEHAFHVYKDLKMTDLAKFYNSQFKDQPFVITIYGNKSDLDIQKLASIGQLVELELSDILTD, encoded by the coding sequence ATGAGAACACTATTGTTTTTTCTCTTCATTTCTCTCTCTTTCCTGGTCAATGCTCAGTCCAACAACACTCTGAAAGTTGAGCAATTCACGCTCAAGAATGGGTTAAAAGTGTACTTAAATCAAGACACCACGGCATCCAATGTATTCGGTGGGGTTTTAGTCAGAGCTGGATCTATACATGAATCTCCTGATGCTACAGGTATGTCCCATTACTTAGAACACATGCTGTTCAAAGGAACCCAAAACCTTGGTACAACTGATTTTGAAAGTGAGAATGTCCACTATCAGAAAATCATCAACATGTACGAACAGCTGGAAACGGTGACTGGTGGTAAAAGAAAAAAAATACAAGATCAAATCAATGCCGAATCAATAGCAGCTGCCAAATATGGGCTGCCAAATGAGTTCTCGGCCTTAATGAAAAGCTTAGGATCCACACAAGTCGGTGCTTTTGCTGATTATGATGTTACTTTTTACTACAGCTATTTCCCGGCACGCAACATGCAGCATTGGATCGACATCAATGCGGAACGGTTTATCAACCCGGTTTTCAGAACATTTCAGTCCGAACTGGAGGTTGTTTATGAGGAAAAAAACAGATGGGACGATGATTATGAAAATGCACTCTACACTACCTCCCAGGAAATATTATACCCGAACTACACATACGGCCTTTGGCCAACCATCGGAAAAACTGAACATCTAAAAAACCCTTCATTGACCAAAATGCATGAGTTTTTTAACCGGCATTATGTCGCTGACAATATGGCCCTGTTTCTCGTAGGAAATTTTGATACTGCTATAGCAAAGCAATCCATAGAATCATCTTTTTCCAAGCTTCCATCAGCAGATTACGAACCCATTGAATTCCCGGACTACCAACCCATGAGTGGGGAAAGAAGGAAAGAAATTAGTGTCACCCCTTTTCCAATGGTCAGTGTATTGTTTCCCATCAAACGAATCCATCACAAAGATCGTCCAGCCCTGGATGTCGTGATTTATTTATTGAGTAACGAACAAAAAACAGGCATCTTAGATCAACTGGAAGTCGATAATAAGGTCCAGCAACTAAACATAGAAATTGATGAGCATGCCTTATCGTCATCTCTCAATATCCATGCTGTCCCCGACCCTAAGTCATCTTTGGATGAAACCAAATCACTGATACTGGATGAGATTACAAAACTTAAAGACCTTGATTACCTGAATGCGCGCTTAAATGGAGCAAAACAAAACCTGATCAAGGACTTTTGGCTGGAGCTGGAAGACCTTGAAGCGAGAGCGCTACTGATCGCAACCTGTGATTTTCTCAACCTCTCCTGGGAAGAGGCATTAAAGTACCCCAACGAAATAGAAAACATCACTGCGGACAATGTGTTGGCAACCATCGATCAGTATTTCTCAAAAAATTACGGGCTTTTAATCTCAAAAAAGGGACAACCTAAAAAGGACAATCTGACCAAACCTTCACTAAAGCCTATCCCTACCCTACAGGCCAGCTCTTCAGATTATGGCAGAAACCTTTTGGACAAGCTTTCAAAAGAAATCAGTGAACCGCTTACCATTGATTTCAATTTAGCTGATACCTTTTCCATTGGCTCCAATAAGGGGATTGCCATTAGAAACGCGATAAATGACTTGTTCTCTCTTGAGATACGGCTGCAAACAGGGTGGCAAACAAATCCGGCACTCCAACAAACAATAGATCTGTTGTCCAGAATAGCTACCAAACAGCGCTCAAGAGAGGAACTGAAGTCTGCCTTTGAGTCGTTAGGTTGCAGTTTCATGGCTTCACTGGAGCGCGATGAGGTGATCATCACCCTGGATGGATTGGAAGCCAATCTTCAAGCCTGCTTAAAGCTGGTGAATGAACTGCTGGTTGAACCAAAAGTCACATCCGGTTCGATTGAATCAGTTTATACCTCAGAAAAAATCAAACGGGAAGAAGAAAAGTCTAGTCCCTTTGTGTTGGGCTATGCCCTCATTCGATACGCTGTGTTTGATGATCAGACCAGGTTTCGGAGGAGAGCGCCTATCGAGACCATTAAACTAACCGAACCAGAAGTCTATGAACAAAGGATCAGTGAGCTTTTACAAAATACCATTCGAATCAACTATTTCGGATCCAAATCAAAAGATGAACTGAGGACGTTGCTTCAGAAAGAACTTCAAATAACACCAGACCAACCACCCGCCACTTCCAAAAAATCAAGCATACGAGAAATCTCTCAAAACAAGATTTTCCTGATCAACGACTCAAAAATCAGACAGAGTCAGGTATACTTCTATTTGAAAGGAGACAGCATTGACCGCAACCAGTATCCATACATTGAGGCATTCAACACCTACTTTGGTGAGTCGCTCACAGGAGTGGTTTATCAGGAAATAAGAGAGTACAGATCCCTGGCGTACAGCATTTTTGGCAGGTACATCAGGCCCAATGGTGCAGATGAGCAAGGGTATCTGGTTGCTGGTTTTGGGTGTCAATCCGATAAAACCGATGAAACAATTGAGGTGATGATTGACCTCCTGAAAGAGTTTCCACATCGAGACGGCAGAATCGAAACATTGAGATCAATAAAAATGGAAGAAATAGTGACCAACTATCCTGCACCCAGACAACTGGGAGCTAAGATTTTAGCGTATCAAAATATGGGATATACCAATGACCCCAATGAACATGCCTTTCATGTTTACAAAGACCTTAAAATGACTGACCTGGCCAAATTCTACAATTCACAATTTAAGGATCAACCCTTTGTGATCACTATATATGGCAATAAGTCAGATCTGGATATTCAAAAGCTAGCCTCAATTGGCCAGCTAGTTGAATTAGAGCTATCGGATATCCTTACGGATTAA